A stretch of DNA from Carya illinoinensis cultivar Pawnee chromosome 12, C.illinoinensisPawnee_v1, whole genome shotgun sequence:
ctATCCAAACGGGACAATTGCTCTAAATTGAAATACTGGAGTAATCATTTtagatgatttataaataataataaaaaaataaaaattatttataaataataataaagtaatcaTTTATCAAACAAAGCGTAAACCACTTTAGAATAGTTGTACCATTCGAAGGCACATTCCAAGAGCAAACGTGTCCTAGTGTTTCAATTGTATATGTCATGAACCCACCAAGGAAACACTGCAATCAGCCAATCTCTTGGAGTTTTTATTCATGAACAGCATCATGCCGTTGTTAATGACTTTCACATGCACTACGTATtcccaaaggaaaatgataggtgCACTGTATCATTTGTCTccatcatgaattttttttcttagagtttgtatttgtttattttttaattatatatatatatgctttaaaataatttaaaaaaattacattagcagtacaaattttcaaagaattttCTCTACGGCCTTAACTAAACAAATTAATGGATTTAACCCATCTTGTAAAACCGattcaaaataaaaagtttgCTCAAACCTTATAAATATGTCAAGAGTCTTATCCACAGacaatttgagatttatttctcAACATCCTTCCTCCTTCctatatagattaatattttttttaaaatttttgtcacAGGGTAATTAGTGTGGGGATACTCTCATTCGTCCTATGATAGGTTTTggtatttattataaaaaaattcataggcctaacttattttacaaaaatgttttaaaGATAAAGGTTTACTCTAATCTTATAAACATGCTTAAAATCTTATCCacaaataatataagatttatttataaacattaaCATTGTCTATCCACAAATTTCCTTTATTACTGATGAGAAAACAAGAACATGAGACGACATTTCTTGGAATTTAGGTTTGGTTTGGtatcaaaaaattttaatttcaaactcaaaattttcatctcattattataattttttcaaattttcatataaaatataataaataattcaattttttcttaatttttttaaatcttaaaataataataatattaaaatataatattttaatattttatcttaaattaaaaaattttattccacTTATCAAACAGAACCCAATGGAAACTCAAATCTCTAATCCACCATCCATCAATGAATCAAGAGTGTTACTTTCTCCATAAAGGAATAGGCTAACTTCATTGATCATCTCGTGCAAAAAGACAGAGAAAGGACAAAGTGATTTCCCTTATTTCAAGATCGAAGTCTCAGATCCCCACAACCAACATCAACGGCACATCTTTCCACATCTCTTCGTtccatttttataataaaatacataaacagCAGTAAACGAGGTTTGATTCGCAGAATGTAAGCCGTTTAAAGTGGGCATAAGTATACAGAACTCACATGCTATGGAGCTCCATCACTCAGATGCGCATATGTAACTCTTAATTTCCTCACCTTGTCTTTCCTTATTAAATTCCCGATCACTTGCAGTTAAGAAGTCTTTTTAAAAGGAACAATTCTACACAATTTCTCAATCTtcatatattactttttttttaattttttttaatttattctttttaaattaattcaattattttattcattattcatatattaaatatttgataaaagaaaaaaataataaaaaataaaaataatataatgtatagaaGTTATATGAATAGTAAGAAGttgtataaattttttcttttaaaagggGGAAAAAGTTCTTTTTGTGCTTTAATATGTGTGAGTGTCGTGTTTTTACATTGAACAAGGCTTTCTCCaaggctttttcttttttcttttttcttctccttttttttcttgtttaatttgttgatttgtttatCTCTAAAAAGTTGTTTCGGGCCCTCAGTTTTGATTaatccaatttttttcttaagtaAGGAGAGAGTTGCTACGCCAACCCTTCTTGGATGTgacaataagaatattttcaCTACATTTCAGTTTGAGCCATAACTATTGCCACAAGGACAAACCCGTCACCATAGCACCTCCAAATTATCCAACTGATccaaatcatattttatatCCCAAAAGTCAAGTTTTACTACCACAAATGGTTTCAGCTTATGTCTTGactcaaattttttatctcaaagtTATGAAATGTCAACTCGTACCAACTAAGTTTATCTCCTTAATAAAAACATCCTTAAAAATAAGAGTGTTATGTTCATTAATTTTGTGTATGGAAAAAATGAGTGAATATACAAGCAATTGTCTCTCATCTTGCCCtacaatttcttaaaacaatcaTCTTAAACTCTTAATCTTGAGCCGTGAAATTATGTTGGAAGACTTTAGCATACTCTTAAATCACTTAGAGGAGCAATTACAATAATCTAACATGAGCTATAAGACGAGTAAATAGACAATCTTGTAAAAATTTTGTTCCGCTTGAGATAATTCTATTTAACCTTATTTAACACCAATAATTCAAAAGAAACTTGTTAATTCAAAAGAAACTTGTCCCTCTTGTTCTTTTCAATAAAAGAATTTGACACTTCTCTAATCTATTTTTacaatgagttttgctactcacCATCCTAACATACAACGCattacacttattttaatttattttgattttattcttcctaaattaattgatttattccgttttttatttatacaccacacatttgataagagaaaagaataaaaaaatgtacaGCATATGGTATGTGAATAATGAGTGAAACTTTTCTTTTACAAGCCTTTGTTTGCTTCTTGGGAAAGCTTTGATTTTATACAATTATGTCATTTTGGtaacaaaattatgaaaaaagtaTCGGTTGTAAACTCAGTTAAGCAAAGGGTTTTGACAATAGTCTCGTCTTCATATCGATGGTATACtgccttttttcctttttttttttttttttttttttttaatgttctttagactaatttttttgtaatattttaaagttgtatttagatattgagctgaattaactcagttatttatgaatagtagtgagttgagacgattgaagatgagtttaaatatgtttagatgttaatatgagtttagtactatttataagaagttaaaaatgtatttagatattaaaatgaacTTGTATAAATATTACTAGTATGAAGTCCAACAATAATTAGAAAATTGTTGTAaagattaaataattaatttattaaatcatttactaataaataacataaattgcTTAGTTGCATGtaaaaatattacaacaaaataaaaacaaaatattcacAATGCTAtagaaacaaaattttcttactctaaattaaaaaaataaaataaaataaaataattatcaataaaattacaaTAGTATCATGcccacattttattttattttattatttatttatatattatttaattagtgctaaaaaatgcatatactactaaaaataaaaaaacattgagTCGTTCAGCAAATTGAACCTCGCTTGATTCAATGCTCGAGACGTTTGTGGCTCGCTAGAGCGGGTTCAATCGCTTGAAATGGAGAGTGGGTATGCTAcagataaaagaaattaaagtagatcttttcatctttatatactttttacttttttaaagaaaagagaaaaaaacaggAAAGTCAGATATGATTTTACCTTTTGTCAATTTGGGTCCCAATGTCTCGTaaagttttaagatgaaatgtAATAACAAAGGCTCGAGTATTTTTGGTtgttaaatgaaatttaaaattgaaatgcaCTCAGATATTTTTAATCCCCAAATGAGCTCTAAGACATGCATAAAAAGTGAAGGTTGCGTTTAGATGTTAAGcttgagttaaaataaaagttaaaaattaaataaaatattattaaaatattatttttttaataaaataaaatatttttaaaatattatctttttaataataataatatgattttaagaaataaaaattttgaattgtttattatattttgtgttaaaatataaaaaagttgtaatgattagatgagatgagttgaagtGGATTGAAGATCCAAACTGGTTATGACCCGTTTGAATGTTGAGCTGAgttaagttgaattgagatgaaagttaaataaaatattattaaaatattattttttaatattattattatttaagaatttgaaaaaattgaattttttataatagtttacgttaaaatttgaaaaaattgtaaggatTAGATTAGATAAATTGAGGTGGATTTGAGATCCAAACTTAAACATCCCTATAATTGCTAGAGACTTTCAATTTATCTTcgtaaataaagaaatatgtcAACTCTTACTTTAGAGAAGATAGTAAAATAAGTAAATACGAGGATTAGATCGATTTGCAATTTTTCTAACACgtttaaaaaaagtaagaagAATTGTAGCTTCCTTAGACATAAATACTCAGATCTTGAAGATTAGAAGCAAAACGCAAGGAAATTGCGTATGTGACGTTGAATCTATTGTTTTTGTGATGGGTCGCATGTGAGGATCACATCATTATCGTAAAAGCATCATCGTTTACTTTACAGTCTGTCTGGTACTCACGCTCGGAAAGAAGGAAGTGATACGGGAAAGATTCAACGCATGAAGCCAAAAGTTTGCCACAGAAATGAAGACGATTCTTACTACGAACACTGAAACTGATTCTTTTTTAAACAGAAAATCcaggttgattattttttttgctgATTAATCCATATTGATTCAAGAACACGAAGAAAACCCCAGAAATTTGACAGAAGAACAGTCCAAACTTCAAAGGATTAGTTGATTGCATCTCAGAGTGGTAAAAGCTTGGAAAAAGAagcaaagggaaagaaaaatgggATCTTTCAAGGGTCATGTTCTGCCGGGAACATTGTTTCTGTTGGTTGGAGTGTGGCACATATGGAGCTCTGTGGTTCGATATGTTGGGAACCCGAAAACGTTCAGAGTTCGGGTTTGGAATCCCGTGCCGGGTTTTGACGGGAGGCTCAAGTATTTGGAGCTTTATCTTGTTGCAATTGGTGCTTTTATTGATTTGTGTATTGAGCTTTTGTATTCGACCCACCTCAAATTTGTTGCCGATGGTGTCTCGAATCCGTCCCACTTGAATAATTTGGAGCACTCAGGGATGCTCCTAATGTTCTTCATCTTTGGTTTGGTTGCTCTGCTCTCTGAGAAAACAAGGTTAGTCATAGGTTTTTTCTCGAGAATTTCATGTAGCTACTAAGCTTTTTGGTGCCTGAGTATTATGAAACGGGAAAAGCTGAGCCTAAAATGATTTTGGCTTGCTCGGTTTGAATTTGTTTCATTGTGCCCAAACTTTATTTTTCTGTATACCAATCAATTCATTGTAGaccattatatatatgtttaatcgCAAGGAAAAACCAGCTTTTGCTACGTTTTGTAACTGAGAAGTTGAGAACTGCTTTATGCAGTCATGCTCGGGTTTGGGTCAATTGAGCGGATGTAAATTGAAGCTTGGAGGTCTGAATTTTGAATATAACATGTAAACCTTTGCAGATGGCAGTTTTACTTTAGAGCTTGCCTGGGATTTCCTCTAGCCTCCTCTCCTGATGTTTCTAATTAAGCCTCAATGTTTATACCATCTTTTTATGTTTCGAAACCAGGTTTTTGGGGTTTACACACAGCAAGATAAGTGGACCAAATGGCATCTCGCCCATTGTTTTAAACAAGGGAGTCTGGTGGATGACTTGTGCATTGGCtataaaagaagggaaaaaaccCCAGTATACACTCCCTCGAACTTTCCCTCTGATTTTAGTCTGAACCAAGAGTACGATCATTGCTACCATTATGCCAAATGCACAAGATGGAAGAAatgtttcttcttgttttttttttccctctctaatGAGGTGATACGTTAGATAAGTTTTGAAAATTGTTTTTTggatcaatttgaaaattactttaggaaatatgtagtgtgtgagAGATATTATTTGTGACATGAAGAGATATACACTTTcagtaaaaaaataagattgcTTAGATGGGTTCCATAATCTATTTGCTCAGAAACATTTTGGAAATCTGAATGTGTTGGCGAGTCCAGACACTTTATttctgcgtatttctcgtgggaaacactttaataaataataactcaTGACAATTAAATGTGAATGGTGGTAAGCCTTTGAGTCATGGAGCATTTGATGGATTACTGTTGCACACGGGGACTCTGGTCTCATAGGTTTGAATATTTAAGCCAAGATTGTTGTCTTGAAGCATTTCCTCATCAAGCCTTGATATGTTGCatgcttttttatttgtatctttttctaaaatatcaGTTGAATTTAATCAGTATGTTGCTCagtgtttttgaaaaaataatgattgATGGTTATGGGCACTTTGCAGTGTCATTTTAAATCCAGTGAGATTAAAATTGGTAATGCCATTTTATAAAGAGGTTCACTGCATCATATTAGAACCCTATCGTTACAATTGGTAAATCATTGCTAACTTTTACCTAACCATCACcacaagattttaaaattaaattcatcaacTGTAATCATGGCTTTTATTGTCTTATcctctttgtattttttttgtttaacatTTCCTTTCTGTTTAGGTTTCTTCCCTTGCCAGAAGGAGCTCTTTGTTTGATTGCTGCCACAGCATTCTCTGTAGAGTATCTCCTATTCTACTTTCACTCGACAACCCATAAAGGCCTTGAAGGGTACTACCACCTTCTTCTTGTTCTCTTGATAGGGCTTTGCATAATGTCCACGGTTACTGGCGCCTTCTTACCGACCAGCTTTCCAGTTGATTTGTGTAGTGGCATTGCTATAACACTCCAGGGTCTTTGGTTCTATCAGACTGCCTTCACTCTCTATGGTCCCATGATGCCACATGGTTGTTGGCTTAAGGAAAGCCAGATCTCTTGTCACTCAAAAGACAGCGAGGTCCGAGGTGAGTTGCTTGCAAACTTCCAGCTATTTTCTTTGGTCCTCAGTGTACTTGTTGCTGTTGTGGGATCATATGCTGTTGCAGCTTCACGATACGGGCATTCTGAGCTTCGGAGCTTGCACGCCATTCAGGATGGATTAGATCAAGATTAGAGTagggtatatatatttatataatctttcTTAAGTCCCAGTTATGTAGGGTCTTCTCAAAGAGGCATTTTGATGTCTTCTGGAGATGAAATTGTTTTATTCTATTTGCATGCAGTCTGAATTTGTACACGTAATAGAATGAATATGCTGTTCAAGAAGCATGATGCAGTGGTCTGGTATCATAATTGTCTATTTGTCTTGGTTTTGGTTTGGACAGAAGAATGTTAAAGTGGACAGCGAATGTgaaatgcacaaaggggtgcaatATGCTTAGAACAATCGCTTCACCATCTCAATGATATAGATTCTGGGAATATGTAAATGGCAACATTGTTTGAGACAATTATTTTGGGTACGGCAACGGACATGATTGAGGATGTTTTCcaaaaggatatatatatatctactatatatataaactcaaaTGAGAGAGGAACagtattttcttataatattttttcttcccattttaccCCTGCTTTGTGTACATTTTTGCCGAGTCCCTCAGACCTCTCTCTCGGTTTTGGCCATTCGTTCAGATGAATCTCGAGGGTGAGGTGCCGAAGAAAAACTTTCATTCACTACTGGGCATATTTTGGTTCATTTTCTTCGTTGCTCTTCGCGATGTCGTGTGGGTATGCTCTTCTCAGTTTCCTTCTTTGTAGTCTTCTTCTTCACAGTTTCCCTCAAATTCGGCATAGCCTTCTTCAGATTATTCATCCTTGTCTTTGTCTCTGTCTACAAGATGAGATCCAATCAAAACAGTTCGTCCCCCTTCTCAAGTTCCGGAGTGTGGCTCTTCAATTGGTGTTCACTATTCTTTTGTATTGGCACTAACAATGGCACCAACTTTAACTTTGACTTAGTTCGGATCCGTGAGGGGAGGGAGCAGATTGATGGCAAGGGAGAGGGGAAGCTTCGGTGGAAGGCTGGGGACCACTCGTGATAAACTTTAATTATCAAACAAGACCTTAAtgattttgaaagtttaaaggttttgttaataattgttttaaagtacaatgattttatattaaaaaaaggacATCTTGAtaaactttaattattttatttacaaacagATAAGCATCTGTCAGGAATTGGTCAATAAATGAAAAGGGGATACAAGCACATATGCTTGTTATTTCGGTGGGTTACTTTTAAACAGTCGACAAAGGATAAAAgtgttttgataaatatattaaatatagcaATCCAACGCCTCATGTATCCAATACATAAAaacatttctttaattttggagTGAATTTCGAaatgttgtttttttatttaattatatcttAATCTGTTTTAATAATTTGCATACCAATAATAGATCATTGGTATAATAATGGTTAAGGCTGCAATTTTCTGACATTACTTAACTTAAAAGGATAAGGAGATAATGTAAAGATATATCACATgatcattattttattgtgaatatatattttgtccACGACAAGTATAGAAAGCAAAGGGATATTTTCTCCCAACTTTAATTTCTCTTCTTCTAATGCCAACAACCCACCTCATTTACTTTGGACACTTTGGATGATGCATGATGGATACCTTCATCGTGAtctatttacaaataaaataatcaattcagtatttttaataaatttttttcttattttttagaatacattattaaaatttgtttttttattttatatattaattt
This window harbors:
- the LOC122290453 gene encoding transmembrane protein 45B-like, producing the protein MGSFKGHVLPGTLFLLVGVWHIWSSVVRYVGNPKTFRVRVWNPVPGFDGRLKYLELYLVAIGAFIDLCIELLYSTHLKFVADGVSNPSHLNNLEHSGMLLMFFIFGLVALLSEKTRFLPLPEGALCLIAATAFSVEYLLFYFHSTTHKGLEGYYHLLLVLLIGLCIMSTVTGAFLPTSFPVDLCSGIAITLQGLWFYQTAFTLYGPMMPHGCWLKESQISCHSKDSEVRGELLANFQLFSLVLSVLVAVVGSYAVAASRYGHSELRSLHAIQDGLDQD